The Mercurialis annua linkage group LG2, ddMerAnnu1.2, whole genome shotgun sequence genome contains a region encoding:
- the LOC126669146 gene encoding uncharacterized protein LOC126669146 isoform X3 — protein sequence MDKNKSRTDMLAAGRKKLQQYRQKKDGKGSSSHAKSSKKFSKSEQLEPNADEVANIANSTETPQVLEAVSPKDSDMGVLDSSVSHSTESLATSHVDIVAVDSLSMSITPETALDDSSNMENQETAVYEDVMDSSNPNRRERIDVSVPPSRMETRDDSTPIDEPESRYREEDSSFVTQRDSLDIHAIGDQEADCLGLKHSGAHRILELEEDGRSEHESNFGTPASERADLKDSASQLEQNDGADDKSASASAIGMSDGHLASTLSPSAAEGILGGVHEVENQSEEVGNIDPSSLENFKTLSETAHFGENKEGSQVGRNVEACKQQEMPEEPFVFVDKSHKDFLLTEIPSSNFESSAFPPGDVGAITFTQLIEVIKGLSEDEYNLLLLSRESTTSSISLQHNSAVLMERLREELFLTSCLKDILHLQLTEQSDLHTELDHDFQKLDSDFSVLQASLCESRDRYDCLAEELAACRSELKATVNGKEELQLQFHAAKTEVEEVAARENELQNCLERSQSDLLNLSQELANCKGLMGTLHAENENLHQTIALLTEEGKERVNEKNACLNEHEKLLKELSDCNILVAALQVESSEVSGTLASVTEECKKLEERKEYLATENEKLFKQLSNCKDLMEALQVENVNLRVELAVITEAGKESEEEKDYSVNEMERLSFENAVLNQKLSKDHREHMQLEADIEEVTMCLEQLTVENIFLKSSLEVLKTMMRESDDVQAKRLSINEVRPLDIHNRFYEIESVDELLHKRDGKQDAGIAASLPGKSLYNALSGGPPPESFQMEVLDESLGFVAFKGRLEEAEKILRKLEKAIEGANSHAGLLNRSGSKVAAPPVSKLIQAFESKSHSEEHEAESTAMAEDQSPAEDPFSSSKECAGDLKTILMQLTSDAANASLLFKAELESRSAASVTIKELKFQIEAMEEYTNNLEATNIEFVVLYEAVKQHFSDVKEKNYELECLYETMKQQNSNLKAENSVLSENLSVRELKIDEFQNQLLDLQLSSDELASALRGQLENFQKAVVDREGIAEQEWNFTIAQIIEALKLLDETTGPHTDNDGDGSMDIISHATFSVNLAVKTIGDLKEKLEVARSENEATFNLFNEVNEKCNLLLKKNDSSTVTLDRLYCELKKLVIDSCGSLGDTEIVIQDEKLPAPADYNLFKVLLVQLENVLAERLQLHSVNRKLNLDLVNIAKDVEEVNRKSAELSTIEDLIESLEGVVKLEDDKVDTDRLPVSRLEALISSLVRKCKEADEQVNSSRNLVGSDMEEFTEIREKISQLTALKLQYETEILLLKEHVSQVEDALSHVQTDLQEKVGELEQSEQKVSSLREKLSIAVAKGKGLVIQRDNLKKSLSETSSELERCSRELQLKDATLHEQESKLKVYSEAGERVEALESELSYIRNSATTLRESFLHKDSVLQRIEEIFEDLDLPENFHSRNIIEKVDWLARSATGNSLPPTEWEHKSSVGGSYSDAGIDVMDSWKEDVQPNSNSGEDLRRKYEDLQGKFYGLAEQNEMLEQSLMERNQLVQRWEELLNRIHMPAHLQTVEPEDRIEWLGNAFSEATNDRNSLLLNLDKFKNHCESLTADLDESTEKISCINSELEESQKRVSDLEMNIQAVINERENLSERLEILNGDHDKLSANLVQYASDNEKLQNEVTGLREKLVQELGNEKHIQRINGEIRRLQDLVCDALKDPAMGYLNSGEDGIGCLEELLKKLIEKYSTNFVAHQNAREAETNNSEERTKGILDVEYDVAVVGKDAVDSDELNMDVLKKKLDETMSELVYVREEKDRYLQKQQALVCEVEELERKKVELQGLLNQEEQKSASLREKLNVAVKKGKSLVQLRDSLKKTTEELSTELEYLRSEIKHRENALADYELKVRDLTSLSDRLESLESENLLLRNRLVENDNVLQGKEHILSMILNALEGIDLGSETYKGDPMKKLEHIAKLCRDMPAAVAFSEEESRKSRRAAELLLAELNEVQDRNDNLQEELSKVTAELVQFSEDKDLAEAAKSDALSRLEKSSLVHIEDKKKRDYELDLLYSAANDLRKSFSNIPDLVAGVSSKELEFMQNLKSGMKSCLQNVGTDIEVHVPLFGASDDNQENKMNFMSMGFSSKTNMPDRFDNDNFTEVCSSLQELVKEIGATKVMLHEHSETFHQQANYVSKLMGSIQIGITSQKESFETVQRDLKLKESVAMEKDMEIAALRRNGSLLYEACSSSLIEIENTGVEVANFVTVRDQGLKLKPARLGDGGYSYGGESSFSSEEHVRDMAEKLLLAVNTFASSKSETIEGHTKEMKDTISNLQKELQEKDIQRERICKDLVGQIKQAEATSTSYSLDLKSTKSRVNDLEKKLEMMTDEKKLLEYRVEELQDQQTILAELQEKVKLLTDTLSAKNLEIEALMQALDEEEVQMEDLTRRVEELEKIVQQKNLDIENLEASRGKAVKKLSITVSKFDELHHFSESLLVEVENLQAQLQDRDSEISFLRQEVTRCTSDALLASQTNIRRNSDEIYQLLTWLGTVVSLDVDLHDSSQVHECKEVIQKKITSILSELEDLRVSAQSSDGLLQMEMSKVEDLTRRERSLEKSLREKESQINMLAVTGELGQPTSSSSEIVEVEPVINKWAVPGLSTKSQVRSLRKPNNDQVAISIDMDSGGTSRLEDEDDDKVHGFKSLTSSRIVPKFTRPVTDMIDGLWVSCDRALMRQPALRLGIMIYWAILHVLLATFVV from the exons ATGGACAAGAATAAGAGCCGTACCGATATGCTCGCCGCTGGTCGTAAAAAG CTTCAACAATATCGTCAGAAGAAGGATGGTAAAGGCAGTAGTAGTCATGCAAAATCTTCAAAAAAGTTCAGCAAATCTGAGCAGCTGGAACCTAATGCTGATGAAGTTGCTAACATTGCTAATTCAACAGAAACGCCTCAAGTTCTTGAAGCGGTATCCCCCAAGGATTCTGATATGGGAGTTCTAGACTCTTCAGTATCTCATTCTACTGAGAGCTTAGCGACTTCTCATGTTGATATTGTGGCAGTAGACTCATTGTCAATGTCCATTACGCCCGAAACAGCATTGGATGATAGCAGTAATATGGAAAATCAGGAAACAGCAGTCTATGAGGATGTTATGGATTCCTCAAACCCAAATCGCAGGGAAAGAATCGATGTTTCTGTTCCTCCTTCCAGAATGGAAACCAGAGATGACAGCACTCCTATAGACGAACCGGAGAGCAGATATAGGGAGGAGGACAGTTCTTTTGTGACACAAAGAGATTCCCTTGATATTCATGCAATTGGTGATCAG GAAGCTGATTGTTTGGGTTTGAAGCATTCTGGCGCACACCGAATCCTGGAACTTGAAGAAGATGGGAGATCTGAGCATGAAAGTAATTTTGGAACTCCGGCTTCAGAAAGAGCAGATTTGAAGGACTCAGCCTCTCAACTTGAGCAAAATGATGGGGCAGATGATAAATCTGCCTCAGCTAGTGCTATAGGCATGTCAGATGGGCATTTGGCTTCTACTTTGTCTCCTTCAGCGGCAGAGGGAATCTTGGGCGGTGTCCATGAAGTGGAAAATCAATCAGAGGAAGTTGGTAATATAGATCCATCTAGTCTAGAAAACTTCAAGACTCTGTCGGAGACTGCTCATTTCGGAGAAAACAAGGAAGGCAGCCAAGTTGGTAGAAATGTGGAGGCTTGTAAGCAGCAAGAAATGCCTGAGGAGCCTTTTGTATTTGTGGATAAAAGCCATAAAGACTTTTTATTAACTGAAATTCCAAGTTCAAATTTTGAATCTAGTGCATTCCCTCCTGGTGATGTGGGCGCAATCACCTTCACACAGCTCATAGAGGTGATCAAAGGGCTTAGTGAAGATGAATATAACCTGCTACTTTTGTCAAGAGAATCTACCACCAGTTCGATCTCACTGCAGCATAATTCTGCTGTTTTGATGGAGAGACTGAGAGAAGAACTATTCTTGACAAGTTGTTTAAAGGATATCCTGCACTTGCAACTCACTGAACAGTCAGATTTGCATACTGAGCTTGATCACGATTTTCAGAAATTGGACTCTGATTTTTCCGTGCTTCAAGCTTCGCTTTGTGAATCCCGTGATCGGTACGATTGTCTTGCTGAAGAGCTTGCAGCCTGCAGGTCTGAACTCAAGGCTACTGTGAATGGGAAAGAGGAGCTGCAACTCCAGTTTCATGCAGCTAAAACTGAGGTTGAGGAAGTTGCTGCCAGAGAAAATGAGTTGCAGAACTGTCTGGAAAGGTCTCAATCAGATTTACTGAACCTGTCGCAGGAGTTGGCTAATTGTAAGGGTTTGATGGGGACACTACATGCAGAAAATGAGAACTTACATCAGACTATTGCTTTATTAACTGAGGAGGGAAAGGAACGTGTGAATGAAAAGAATGCTTGTCTCAATGAGCATGAGAAGTTGTTGAAGGAGTTATCTGACTGCAATATCTTGGTGGCAGCTTTACAGGTGGAAAGTTCTGAAGTAAGTGGAACTCTTGCTTCAGTTACAGAAGAGTGCAAGAAGCTTGAAGAGCGGAAGGAGTATCTTGCTACTGAAAATGAGAAGCTATTTAAGCAATTGTCTAACTGCAAGGATTTAATGGAAGCTCTACAGGTTGAAAATGTCAATTTAAGGGTGGAGCTTGCTGTAATAACAGAGGCTGGAAAGGAATCTGAGGAGGAAAAAGATTATTCTGTTAATGAGATGGAAAGACTTTCATTTGAGAATGCTGTTCTGAATCAGAAGTTATCTAAAGATCACAGGGAACATATGCAGTTAGAGGCTGACATAGAAGAAGTGACAATGTGTCTTGAACAGCTAACTGTGGAGAACATATTTCTTAAAAGTAGTTTAGAAGTACTTAAAACTATGATGAGAGAATCTGACGATGTGCAAGCCAAAAGATTATCAATTAATGAAGTTCGACCTTTGGACATACACAACAGGTTCTATGAGATTGAATCTGTTGATGAACTGTTACACAAAAGGGATGGAAAGCAAGATGCTGGAATTGCTGCTTCTTTGCCAGGAAAGTCCCTGTATAATGCTCTTTCAGGAGGCCCACCACCTGAATCATTTCAGATGGAAGTCTTAGATGAATCTTTGGGGTTTGTAGCCTTCAAAGGTCGACTGGAGGAGGCAGAAAAGATTTTGCGAAAACTTGAGAAGGCAATTGAAGGGGCTAATTCTCATGCAGGATTGTTGAACAGATCTGGTAGTAAAGTGGCAGCTCCACCAGTGTCAAAACTGATTCAAGCTTTTGAGTCAAAGTCGCATTCTGAAGAGCACGAGGCTGAGAGTACAGCCATGGCTGAGGATCAATCTCCAGCAGAAGATCCATTTTCATCAAGTAAAGAGTGTGCAGGAGATTTGAAGACCATACTTATGCAGTTAACATCAGATGCTGCAAATGCCAGCTTGTTATTTAAGGCAGAACTAGAGAGTAGAAGCGCTGCTAGTGTCACAATTAAGGAGCTTAAGTTTCAGATTGAAGCCATGGAGGAATACACCAATAATTTGGAAGCTACAAACATTGAATTTGTCGTTCTTTACGAAGCAGTAAAGCAACATTTTTCTGATGTTAAAGAAAAGAATTATGAGCTCGAATGTCTCTATGAAACCATGAAGCAACAGAATAGCAATCTGAAAGCAGAAAACAGTGTGCTTAGTGAAAATTTGTCTGTGCGAGAGTTAAAGATTGATGAATTTCAGAATCAGCTGCTTGATTTACAGCTAAGTTCAGATGAGTTGGCTTCTGCACTTCGTGGTCAATTAGAAAATTTTCAGAAGGCAGTGGTTGATAGAGAAGGGATCGCAGAGCAGGAGTGGAATTTTACTATTGCCCAAATTATTGAAGCATTAAAGTTGCTCGATGAGACTACTGGACCTCATACTGATAATGATGGGGATGGTTCTATGGACATAATTAGCCATGCTACTTTTTCTGTTAATTTAGCTGTTAAGACCATTGGGGACCTGAAGGAGAAGCTTGAAGTGGCTCGTTCAGAAAATGAAGCAACctttaatttattcaatgaaGTGAATGAGAAGTGTAATCTATTACTCAAAAAGAATGATTCAAGTACTGTTACATTGGATAGACTATATTGTGAACTTAAGAAATTAGTTATAGATTCATGTGGCTCCTTGGGCGACACAGAGATTGTTATTCAAGATGAGAAATTGCCTGCTCCTGCAGACTACAATTTGTTTAAAGTTCTTCTGGTACAATTGGAGAATGTTCTGGCCGAGAGGCTGCAGCTGCATTCTGTTAACAGGAAGCTTAATTTGGACTTGGTGAATATAGCAAAGGATGTGGAGGAAGTGAACAGAAAAAGTGCTGAGTTAAGTACCATTGAAGACTTGATAGAATCTTTGGAGGGTGTAGTTAAACTTGAAGATGATAAGGTCGACACAGACAGGTTGCCTGTTTCGCGTCTGGAGGCACTCATTTCTTCACTTGTTCGCAAATGTAAGGAGGCTGATGAACAAGTTAACTCATCTAGGAACCTGGTTGGTTCAGATATGGAGGAATTTACAGAAATTAGGGAAAAAATAAGTCAGTTGACTGCCCTGAAACTTCAGTATGAAACTGAAATTCTTCTACTTAAGGAACATGTAAGTCAAGTTGAGGATGCTCTTTCCCATGTGCAAACGGATTTGCAGGAGAAAGTTGGTGAACTGGAACAGTCAGAACAGAAGGTGTCTTCACTTAGAGAGAAGCTTAGCATTGCTGTTGCCAAGGGGAAAGGGCTGGTAATTCAGCGTGATAATCTCAAAAAGTCCTTGTCAGAGACATCTAGTGAATTGGAAAGATGCTCACGAGAATTGCAATTGAAAGATGCCACACTGCATGAGCAAGAAAGTAAATTGAAGGTCTATTCAGAGGCAGGTGAGCGCGTGGAGGCTCTGGAGTCTGAGCTTTCATACATTCGCAACTCTGCTACTACATTGAGAGAATCATTCCTTCACAAAGATTCAGTGCTCCAAAGGATAGAAGAGATTTTCGAAGATCTAGATTTGCCCGAGAATTTTCATTCAAGAAATATAATTGAGAAGGTTGATTGGCTAGCTAGGTCGGCAACTGGAAACTCTTTGCCTCCGACTGAATGGGAACATAAGAGTTCTGTGGGTGGTTCATATTCTGACGCTGGTATTGATGTCATGGATTCCTGGAAGGAGGATGTACAGCCAAACTCAAATTCAGGGGAGGACTTGAGAAGGAAATATGAGGATCTACAAGGAAAGTTTTATGGGTTGGCTGAGCAAAATGAAATGCTGGAACAGTCATTGATGGAAAGAAATCAGTTGGTGCAGAGATGGGAAGAACTTTTGAACAGGATCCATATGCCTGCACACTTACAGACTGTGGAACCTGAGGATAGGATTGAGTGGCTTGGAAATGCATTTTCAGAGGCTACTAATGATAGGAATTCTCTGTTGCTTAATCTTGACAAATTTAAAAACCATTGTGAATCACTTACTGCAGATTTGGATGAGTCTACAGAGAAAATATCTTGCATTAATTCTGAGTTGGAGGAGTCCCAGAAGAGAGTATCTGATCTTGAGATGAATATTCAAGCAGTTATTAATGAGAGAGAGAACCTGTCTGAAAGATTGGAGATTCTAAATGGCGACCATGATAAACTTTCAGCAAATCTGGTTCAATATGCTTCTGACAATGAAAAGCTGCAGAATGAGGTTACTGGTTTGCGGGAGAAACTGGTTCAGGAGCTTGGGAATGAGAAGCATATTCAGAGAATTAATGGGGAGATACGCAGGCTGCAAGATTTAGTTTGTGATGCACTGAAGGATCCTGCTATGGGATATTTGAATTCTGGTGAAGATGGTATTGGATGCTTGGAAGAATTACTGAAGAAGCTTATAGAGAAATACAGTACTAATTTTGTTGCTCACCAGAATGCTAGAGAAGCTGAAACCAATAACAGTGAAGAGAGGACTAAAGGTATCCTGGATGTGGAATATGATGTAGCCGTTGTTGGGAAAGATGCCGTGGATAGTGATGAGTTAAACATGGATGTTCTGAAGAAAAAGCTGGATGAGACTATGAGTGAGCTAGTATATGTGAGAGAGGAAAAAGATAGATATTTGCAGAAGCAACAGGCTTTGGTTTGTGAAGTTGAAGAACTTGAAAGGAAAAAAGTAGAGTTACAAGGGCTTCTTAATCAAGAGGAGCAGAAGTCTGCTTCTTTAAGAGAGAAGTTGAATGTTGCAGTGAAAAAAGGGAAGTCCTTGGTTCAGTTACGTGATAGTCTAAAAAAAACAACAGAAGAGTTAAGTACTGAGTTGGAGTACTTGAGATCTGAGATCAAGCACCGTGAAAATGCTCTTGCAGACTATGAACTGAAAGTAAGAGACTTAACTAGTTTATCTGACAGGTTAGAATCCCTTGAGTCCGAGAATTTGCTCTTGAGGAATCGGTTGGTTGAAAATGACAACGTTTTGCAAGGGAAAGAGCATATTCTTTCCATGATTTTGAATGCTCTAGAAGGTATCGACCTTGGTAGTGAAACTTATAAGGGTGATCCTATGAAGAAGCTGGAACACATTGCGAAATTATGTCGTGATATGCCCGCTGCTGTGGCTTTCTCCGAGGAAGAGTCTAGAAAGTCTAGAAGAGCGGCAGAGCTGCTGCTTGCAGAACTCAATGAGGTTCAAGACAGGAATGACAACCTCCAAGAGGAGCTATCCAAAGTCACTGCGGAACTTGTGCAATTCTCCGAGGATAAGGATTTAGCAGAGGCTGCCAAATCTGATGCTCTTTCACGTCTTGAAAAGTCATCCTTGGTTCACATTGAGGATAAAAAGAAACGAGATTATGAACTTGACTTGTTATATTCTGCTGCAAATGACCTTAGGAAAAGCTTTTCTAATATCCCTGATTTAGTTGCTGGTGTTTCCTCTAAAGAGCTGGAATTTATGCAAAACCTCAAGTCTGGGATGAAATCGTGCCTTCAGAATGTAGGGACCGATATTGAGGTTCATGTGCCTCTTTTTGGTGCATCTGATGACAATCAGGAAAACAAG ATGAACTTCATGAGTATGGGTTTTTCATCAAAAACAAATATGCCAGACCGTTTTGATAATGACAACTTTACTGAAGTATGTAGCTCTTTGCAAGAACTCGTTAAAGAAATCGGTGCCACTAAAGTGATGTTACATGAGCACTCAGAGACATTTCACCAACAAGCCAACTATGTTTCCAAGTTAATGGGATCCATTCAAATAGGCATCACTTCCCAAAAAGAGTCATTTGAGACCGTTCAAAGAGATCTCAAACTTAAAGAATCAGTTGCAATGGAAAAGGACATGGAAATTGCTGCGCTGCGCAGGAATGGCTCTTTGCTTTATGAAGCCTGCTCCAGTTCTCTCATTGAAATTGAAAACACAGGAGTAGAAGTTGCAAATTTTGTGACTGTCAGAGATCAGGGATTGAAGTTGAAGCCAGCAAGACTTGGTGATGGTGGATATTCTTATGGTGGAGAGAGTAGTTTTTCGTCCGAGGAACATGTCAGGGATATGGCAGAGAAACTGCTATTGGCTGTGAATACGTTTGCTAGCTCGAAAAGTGAGACTATAGAGGGCCATACCAAGGAAATGAAAGACACAATCTCAAATCTGCAGAAGGAGCTCCAGGAGAAGGACATTCAGAGAGAGAGGATTTGCAAGGATCTTGTTGGTCAAATTAAGCAAGCCGAAGCTACTTCAACAAGCTACTCCCTTGATTTGAAATCCACAAAATCTCGCGTGAACGATTTGGAGAAAAAGCTTGAAATGATGACAGATGAGAAAAAATTATTGGAATACAGAGTCGAAGAACTTCAGGATCAGCAAACCATCTTAGCTGAGTTACAGGAGAAAGTCAAGTTGCTGACGGATACTCTTTCTGCCAAAAACCTAG AAATTGAAGCCCTTATGCAAGCTCTTGATGAGGAGGAGGTTCAGATGGAAGATTTAACGAGAAGAGTTGAGGAATTGGAAAAAATTGTGCAGCAGAAGAATTTGGATATTGAAAACCTTGAAGCTTCTAGAGGGAAGGCTGTAAAAAAGCTGTCCATTACTGTGAGCAAGTTTGACGAGCTTCATCATTTTTCTGAAAGTCTCCTTGTGGAGGTTGAAAATCTTCAAGCACAGCTGCAAGATCGCGATAGTGAGATCTCTTTCTTAAGACAAGAGGTCACTAGATGTACAAGTGATGCTCTTCTTGCATCTCAGACAAACATTAGGAGAAATTCAGATGAGATTTATCAGTTATTGACATGGTTAGGCACAGTAGTTTCTCTGGATGTTGATCTTCATGATAGCAGTCAGGTTCATGAATGCAAAGAAGTTATTCAGAAAAAAATAACTTCAATTTTGTCTGAACTAGAGGACTTACGGGTATCAGCTCAAAGCAGTGATGGGTTATTGCAAATGGAAATGAGTAAAGTAGAGGATTTAACGCGCAGAGAACGAAGTCTTGAGAAATCTTTGCGTGAGAAAGAATCCCAAATAAATATGCTTGCAGTTACTGGAGAATTGGGGCAGCCAACTAGTTCAAGCTCTGAAATTGTGGAAGTTGAACCTGTG ATAAACAAATGGGCAGTACCTGGGCTGTCTACGAAGTCTCAAGTACGCAGTTTACGCAAACCCAACAACGATCAAGTTGCTATTTCTATCGACATGGATTCTGGTGGCACTAGTAGACTAGAGGATGAAGATGATGATAAAG TTCATGGTTTCAAGTCACTTACGTCATCAAGAATTGTGCCAAAATTTACAAGACCTGTAACTGACATGATAGATGGTCTATG GGTTTCCTGTGATAGGGCACTAATGCGACAACCTGCTTTAAGGCTTGGTATTATGATTTACTGGGCAATATTGCATGTCCTGCTTGCAACTTTTGTGGTGTGA